Within the Rosa rugosa chromosome 2, drRosRugo1.1, whole genome shotgun sequence genome, the region GTTTTCGAGTTCGAATTTTTCAATTCAAGTATTGATTTTGTGGTTACTGATTGtgaatattgatttttttgGTGTTAAAGGAAAGGACTTGATCGGACTCGCCCAAACCGGGTCGGGTAAAACCGCTGCTTTTGCCCTTCCCATATTGCAAGCTCTCATTGATTCTCCTCATGCATTTTTTGCTTGTGTTCTCGCCCCAACTAGGTATTGTACTCGGCTCAaagattactttttttttttttttttttttttaaaaattaatgTGAGTTGCATAATCTACAGGGAGCTTGCAATTCAGATATCTGAGCAGTTTGAAGCTTTGGGGTATGAGTTTGGTGCCAAGTCCGCAGTGGTGAGCATTTCGTATTTATAGTGTTCTAGCTTAGGATTTTATGTGCTTTGCGAGTATATGTATTGGTTGAACAAAATGGATGGACGTTGTAGATGTCTATATAACCCGATTTAGCTTTGCATTAAGTATCTGACCTTGTTTCATCTTAATGGTTTTCTGATGCAAGCAATCTTCTGCTAGTGTGTGTACTCTCTAGGTTGTGGCACATGGGTGGTTCTTTAGTGTATTTTTTCTAGTTCTGTAGTTCACCGgaaaatgaaatcaaattgtgTGCATAACTTTAATTGCTTCAAGTGCTTCTATATTAGTTGGTTGCATCATAGTTTCTTATTGATTTATGTATATGTAATCATTGTTTATGCTTCTTAGCTTCGTTTACCTAATCCTTTCAGCTTGTTGGAGGAGTGGATATGGTCCAACAGACTATTATGCTTGCAAAGAGGCCACACATTAttgtaagtttttatttttctagtcgAGGCTTGATTTCCTTAACATCTGTACTATAGTTTACTTGGATGTCTGGGCTTTTTAGAATATTGGTTTGTTGACTTAGGCATTTCTCATAATGAAGGTATAGTTTAACGAAGTCTGTCTTTATGTTGTTCTTATATTATCCTACGAATGcttttaaataaatttttaaatatGATATATTTTCCTGATAGAAAACATAATTTAATTTGTTATAGATCTGTAGGTATTTCTGTGCCGACATAGGAATATCCGTAAAGGATATAGAAATTTCTGTAAGTTGTTAGGTACTTATTGTTGTTTTTACTGTTATATTCCCTTGAAGGTTGCTACACCTGGACGCCTCATGGATCATGTATCCAACACAAAAGGATTTTCTCTTCGCACATTGAAGTATTTGGTAAGATCTCATTGATCCGATGATTTTCACTATTCTGTTGTAGATGCAATTTCAACTTAGATGGAATAGATGGTGTGAACATATTCAATGTAGACTAGAACCAGAGGAAGATTGTTAAAAGGAGAAAGTAAATACCAAGAGGGTGAAAGAAGACTGACTGGAAAGAAAAATAGGAAGATCGtataaagaaaaattaaaagtaaTAAGAGACTCTGCATAAATTTGTACTATTGCTGAATTTTTATGTCATTACAATAGCCTGTTTTCATTTTCCTAGACTACATCTCGCACCTTCTTTCCCTTCCATTAAGAAAAGTGACATTGTTATTTATGATTGCCCTAAATCAAGTCGTCTCGCTTCTCTTATGACCTCATATATCCCATATCTCATACTTGTCTGGAAATGCTAAGAAACGTTTTACTTTCAATTGAGCAGGTTCTAGATGAGGCAGACAGATTGCTTAATGAGGACTTTGAAAAGACACTTGATGACATTCTGAAAGTCATCCCTCGCGAACGGAGAACATATTTGTTTTCTGCTACCATGACTAAAAAGGTATGGTTCAACAATTTCAATGAATCTACAGTTGTGGATGTATTACTGATATTATTTTCCTTTTGTACCATCAAATGCTGGACATTACACACTGTAAAGTGATAGGTTGATTGGACATTTACCATTCTTGAAGAAGTTATCTTTTGAACATATTTTTGTTTTACAAATTTTACTCAGAATCTCTTGACTAGCTATTATATGAGTTAAAAGAGTTGCGCTTATAAAATTGCAGGTCAAGAAGCTGCAAAGGGCTTGTCTAAGGAACCCTGTGAAGGTATGATGAGAGCCTGCAACATGTTCATTCTCCacaaatttctctcaaattgTAACCTAATTTCTCGAGTTATCTCAGATTGAAGTAGCATCTAAATATTCTACCGTTGATACACTAAAGCAGCAGTATCGTTTTCTGCCGTCCCAGCATAAGGTTTCTTTCCCTTTTGTTATTCTTCTAGTTTTAGTATTTTTAATCCTTTATGATATGCCTGTACTCATTTAGATGTCATATGCACTCTCATGTTCATAAGTAAAGTATATTAGGGCTCAGCGTGCTGCTAATAATTGCTCACAAGAGTACAGAAATATGTCTATTCTAAAACACTACATTCAAACAGATGTCAGGAACTTCTGAACCTTCTGGCAATTATAGCTACTGAAGTGGACTCATTTATATATCTGCTGAACATCCTGAAGTGTGTGTGCTTAGGGAGGGGAATGGCATGAGTGACTATTGTAGTCAGACATGAATGGTGGTTGTAGGGTAGTAATGGTGCCACAAAGACAGACAAATATCAAGCATTTATTGAGCATTTGAAATATACTGTGCACTGTAAATGAGATGTAATGCCAGATATACTTTGGCTTGCAGTTTTACTTTGTGCATGGAGTTCCTGctgtttttgttgttgtataATGTCCAACTCCCTTTGATATAAACTCAAGTTCACTACTTTTGTGCGTACAGGACTGTTATCTTGTATATATTCTGACTGAGAAGTGTCAATGTACAACTATGGTTTTTACTCGTACATGTGATGCAACACTCCTATTGGCTACGATGCTTCGAAATCTTGGCATAAGAGCCACCCCTATTAGCGGTCATATGAGCCAGGTATGTTACGCTGAATTAACACTTGCCAGTCTTTACTCATTTTGTAGCATATTCAGTTGGTTGATATTATGGAATTTTTCTGACCTTGTTTGTGTCATCCTTTTGGCAGTCAAAAAGACTTGGTGCCTTAAATATGTTTAAAGCTGGAGAGTGTAATGTACTTATCTGCACTGATGTGGCAAGTAGAGGATTGGATATTCCATCGGTGGATATGGTTATTAATTATGATATTCCCTCAAATTCTAAGGTGAGGCTTTCTATTTGCTAATGTAGTGTAGGGCTGGTTGTTTGTCATTTGTGTCAGGGTCTTAATATGTATGTTTGCTACTTAGTTGAGGAGTTGATGCTGTTTAAAACAACTATACCATGTACTTTGAAGCTGCATTTGTAACTTAATGGGAAGATCTGGATCCCCTTATTATATCACTCTAAAGTTATCCTAGTTTCTGTAGTTGTGGTATTACTGAGAGCACTTTCTGTTGCACTCGAATACAATTATGAAACTTATCACCAGCATGTGATAGTAGTAGTAATGTCTTTGATATAGCCTTATTGTCCTTCCTTTCCCCAACGTATCATGGATTCTACTGGTGGAATTGAATTATTGTTATTTATTTCCCACTTTATTGAAATTTTATCTCCCTGGTATTCTGAACCTTTTTCCATGTTATGATGAGTTTGAAAATCATGCGTCCTCAAAACAATTTAGGTAGTTCAAAGGAAGAAtggttgaagaaaaaaatattgtttagtACTTGTATCATTGAAATACTGTCGCCTGGTTTTCTAACTACAAGTGAGTCGCAGGATTATATTCATCGAGTAGGAAGGACTGCTCGTGCTGGACGATCTGGGGTAGCAATCTCACTAGTGAATCAGTATGAGTTGGAGTGGTATATACAGATAGAAAAGCTTATCGGTAGGCTCCAGTTTCTTTGTATGTTTTGACACTAACGGAGAGTTTTGAAAGCTTACGGTTTGTTAATTTTTAGGCAAAAAGTTACCTGAATTTCCTGCTCAGGAAGTGGAGGTGCTTCAATTTTTAGAACGTGTCACAGAGGCCAAAAGATTGGCCACCTCGGTAATGTTCTTCCCGAGTTTCTATCCTTAGCTGTTAATTACAATGATTATTTATTGTTAGAGGTTATCCCGGTGGTCATTGGGTacatcttttttttctcttgattaATCCACATGATTAATCAGCTTTTTATTTTGTTGACGTGATCTACATTTGGCTTTtccagaaattaaaagaaaaaggaagcaaGAAGAGGAAGGGAGGAGGAAATGAAGGCGAGGACGATGTTGATATTGGAAAGTATTTAGGTCAGAAGGATGTCAAGTCCAAAAAGTTCACAAAAAGATGAGATTGCTTGCAGCTCTTCCAAATTTTGACAGAATGGAATTTTTTCTGTGTAGTGTACCATCTTAACATTTGTGTATCTGAAGAAAAAATGATCATCAGTtgacattttatttttcaattggAACAAGAAATTGGACAATTTATTTCTTCAATTGTGTTTTCTCACTAGTTTGGTTTCAGCTTATGATACTAGGGACTAATGCTTATTCTCCTCTTCGTAGGATGTGTACTCCATGGGAAAAATGAAATTGTTCATTAAAGTTGTATTGTATAACACTACCAAAATCATTTTAACCGGAAGACAAGATTCTGAGATTCCCGTAGCCTGTAACAGATACACAAGTGCACAAA harbors:
- the LOC133732388 gene encoding DEAD-box ATP-dependent RNA helicase 10-like; the encoded protein is MASDELDGEVKTFKSLGLCDQLVEAVAKLDWQNPTPIQVEAIPHALEGKDLIGLAQTGSGKTAAFALPILQALIDSPHAFFACVLAPTRELAIQISEQFEALGYEFGAKSAVLVGGVDMVQQTIMLAKRPHIIVATPGRLMDHVSNTKGFSLRTLKYLVLDEADRLLNEDFEKTLDDILKVIPRERRTYLFSATMTKKVKKLQRACLRNPVKIEVASKYSTVDTLKQQYRFLPSQHKDCYLVYILTEKCQCTTMVFTRTCDATLLLATMLRNLGIRATPISGHMSQSKRLGALNMFKAGECNVLICTDVASRGLDIPSVDMVINYDIPSNSKDYIHRVGRTARAGRSGVAISLVNQYELEWYIQIEKLIGKKLPEFPAQEVEVLQFLERVTEAKRLATSKLKEKGSKKRKGGGNEGEDDVDIGKYLGQKDVKSKKFTKR